The Bacteroidota bacterium genome includes a region encoding these proteins:
- a CDS encoding 4Fe-4S dicluster domain-containing protein: protein MAIIITSDCINCGACEPECPNNAIYEGGVEWAFADGTTVKGSVTMLDGSTMDADQKNAPISDDVYYIVPEKCTECQGFHEEPQCAAVCPVDCCLPDPEHVETEEQLLAKKAKMHI, encoded by the coding sequence ATGGCTATTATTATTACCTCGGATTGTATCAATTGCGGAGCTTGTGAGCCCGAATGTCCGAATAACGCAATTTATGAAGGTGGTGTTGAATGGGCATTTGCCGACGGAACTACTGTGAAAGGTTCCGTTACGATGTTGGATGGCAGCACAATGGATGCTGATCAGAAGAATGCACCTATATCGGATGATGTTTATTATATCGTTCCGGAAAAATGCACTGAATGTCAGGGTTTTCACGAAGAACCACAGTGCGCCGCCGTTTGTCCAGTAGATTGCTGCCTTCCCGATCCTGAGCATGTGGAGACCGAAGAGCAATTGCTAGCCAAAAAGGCCAAAATGCATATTTGA
- a CDS encoding rhodanese-like domain-containing protein, with protein MDITVQELKARMDAGEELFIIDVREPHEYAAFNIGAENIPLGTIPQRMYDFDEDKDREIIVHCHAGSRSNTAKAILTQSGFTNVRNLLGGMVDWQLNFPVK; from the coding sequence ATGGATATTACTGTACAAGAATTAAAAGCCCGAATGGATGCGGGTGAAGAATTATTTATAATTGATGTTCGTGAACCACACGAGTATGCTGCATTTAATATTGGTGCAGAAAATATTCCTTTAGGAACAATTCCACAACGGATGTATGATTTTGATGAGGACAAAGACCGCGAGATCATTGTGCATTGTCACGCAGGTTCCAGAAGCAACACTGCCAAAGCAATTTTGACGCAGTCGGGATTTACCAATGTGCGCAATTTGCTTGGGGGAATGGTTGACTGGCAGCTCAATTTTCCTGTGAAATGA
- a CDS encoding PASTA domain-containing protein, with amino-acid sequence MSNPKKKSTENAGTLRFFITKTFWLNVFAALVLIVIILWLLLFIVQQYSRHGESQTVPDLKGKTTLEAMQELDNLDLEYAVMDSTYDSDERPMTIISQDPIPFSKVKSGRKIYVTVNMRQPPKTQIPTFEIGTSYISVREILESHGLKVGDIIYKPFEYRDVYLDMRMHGESRSLKPGSEIPKGSKIDLVLGNGLGDTKITIPDLSGLTYIEAVNLIQLKELTLGTVITSGTISDTTDAFVYKQYPEAGNERTINLGSMIDIWISEDVNLIVPSGNTDDAPNNDGEFKP; translated from the coding sequence ATGAGCAATCCTAAAAAGAAATCAACAGAAAATGCCGGAACTCTCCGGTTCTTTATCACCAAAACATTTTGGCTGAATGTATTCGCAGCCTTAGTGCTCATCGTGATCATTCTGTGGTTGCTGTTATTTATCGTGCAACAATATTCGCGACATGGTGAAAGTCAGACCGTTCCTGACCTAAAAGGCAAAACCACCCTGGAAGCCATGCAGGAATTGGATAATCTGGACCTTGAATATGCAGTGATGGACTCCACTTACGATTCGGATGAACGCCCAATGACCATCATTTCACAGGATCCTATTCCCTTTTCGAAAGTAAAAAGTGGTCGCAAAATTTATGTGACTGTTAACATGAGGCAGCCGCCTAAAACCCAAATTCCAACCTTTGAAATAGGCACCAGTTATATAAGTGTGCGCGAAATTCTGGAAAGTCACGGCCTAAAGGTTGGCGATATCATATATAAACCTTTTGAATATCGCGATGTATACCTTGATATGCGAATGCATGGTGAAAGTAGATCGCTGAAACCGGGAAGTGAAATTCCCAAAGGCTCCAAAATTGACCTTGTTTTGGGAAATGGATTGGGAGATACCAAGATCACAATTCCCGACCTTTCGGGGCTTACCTATATTGAAGCGGTGAACCTAATTCAGTTAAAAGAGCTTACTTTGGGAACGGTAATTACTTCGGGTACAATTAGTGATACAACAGATGCGTTTGTGTACAAACAGTATCCGGAGGCAGGAAACGAAAGAACAATAAATTTGGGTTCCATGATAGATATCTGGATATCGGAGGATGTAAATTTGATAGTTCCTTCCGGAAATACGGATGATGCACCAAATAATGATGGGGAATTTAAACCCTGA
- a CDS encoding D-alanine--D-alanine ligase gives MQKKNVAVICGGYTAEKNISMGSGAVVENNINREHYNVFKVLVEENGCFVQPENTMVDMSDFSFAREGQKIKFDLVFNAIHGSPGEDGKIQGYFDMMKIPYTNCGVATSALTFNKTWTKTVLGDTVLKAPGYLVQNDKISINKALGEIPSNLKLPLFVKPNNNGSSYGISKIKDFVQLEGAINDALQFDKEVLVEQGIIGKEVTCGVYQYKGEIIVLPICEIVADKHEFFDYTAKYTSGESDEIIPARIPDAEKILVEQYSTAVYTKLNCKGVVRIDYIIQDGNPYFLEVNTVPGLSEASIVPKMAAASGLTLIDFFGRLLEEAKAG, from the coding sequence ATGCAAAAAAAGAACGTAGCAGTTATTTGTGGAGGTTACACCGCCGAAAAAAATATTTCGATGGGAAGTGGGGCTGTGGTGGAAAATAATATAAACAGGGAACATTACAATGTATTTAAAGTGCTTGTAGAGGAAAATGGATGTTTTGTTCAGCCGGAAAATACAATGGTAGATATGAGCGATTTTAGTTTTGCGCGCGAGGGACAAAAAATTAAATTCGACCTGGTTTTTAATGCGATACACGGATCTCCGGGTGAGGATGGTAAAATACAGGGGTATTTCGATATGATGAAAATACCTTATACCAATTGTGGTGTGGCAACTTCGGCATTAACCTTTAATAAAACCTGGACAAAAACGGTGTTGGGTGATACGGTGTTAAAGGCTCCCGGGTATTTGGTGCAAAATGATAAAATATCAATTAACAAAGCGCTTGGTGAAATACCTTCAAATCTGAAACTGCCTCTTTTTGTTAAACCGAACAATAATGGCTCGAGTTACGGCATTTCAAAAATTAAAGATTTTGTGCAATTAGAAGGAGCGATAAATGATGCCCTGCAATTTGATAAGGAAGTTTTAGTGGAACAGGGAATAATCGGCAAAGAGGTTACCTGTGGCGTTTATCAATATAAAGGAGAGATAATTGTGCTTCCCATTTGTGAAATTGTTGCCGATAAACATGAATTTTTCGATTATACCGCGAAATATACTTCCGGGGAGAGTGATGAAATAATTCCGGCACGAATTCCCGATGCGGAAAAAATTCTCGTAGAGCAATATTCCACAGCCGTTTATACAAAATTGAACTGTAAAGGGGTGGTTCGCATAGATTATATCATTCAGGATGGAAACCCTTATTTTTTAGAGGTAAATACCGTTCCCGGATTGAGTGAGGCGAGTATAGTACCTAAAATGGCCGCCGCTTCGGGACTTACACTAATAGATTTTTTCGGACGTTTATTGGAAGAAGCTAAGGCAGGGTAA
- a CDS encoding T9SS type A sorting domain-containing protein — translation MKKNIFNLILLMISTAAFSQEALYPLKNNSALNEKRIPVAGSRSIVETRDTLCLPFLDDFSNRNIIINETTINCGDTVNYFTSAVYPSALFWVDSNAYVNLTYPTLPPTYGVVTLDGLNKFGGPYNEASTFDMADFLTSKPIYLGGTPIDSVYLSFYFQPGGFGDFPNENDSLILEFKNSLGEWRHIWHTVNTSGDDPQSFKLQMVAVEDEYFYDGFQFRFRNWAGVNGNNDHWNIDYVFLDEDRTFNDTLFRDVAIVYQPEKYLKRYRQMPWNQFKDHQASELAIEHGVFMYNNFNTIVNTSYQYQVNEKYTGEEIIAPTTPISVNLDPFTVALDAFPTFVIPTTTPNYEEDSMTVNFKYILNPASDINRRNDTMLYEQAFYNYYAYDDGTAEKAYAIIGTGAKLAIKFFANEPDTLKEIYIHWAYVDGNAGNLFFSLMVWDDIDTTLASADENIIFQNDFLTPKYVDSVNGFYVYKLVDFLGNATPVVVDGAFYVGWLQSQDDFLNVGFDANNDAHDNVYFNVGGSWQKSSLPGAVMIRPQVGGNYSLYSPIINNDPKSTAVNVYPNPASSVLNIDIDNNNVLDYSIFDQAGRMVTRSSNNNKQIDIQNLPSGFYILEMNDFKSGAVYYSKFMKN, via the coding sequence ATGAAAAAAAATATATTTAATTTAATATTATTAATGATCTCCACTGCGGCATTTTCGCAGGAGGCACTTTATCCTTTAAAAAATAACAGTGCGTTAAATGAAAAAAGAATTCCTGTTGCAGGAAGCAGAAGCATTGTGGAAACAAGAGATACTTTGTGCCTCCCATTTCTGGATGATTTTTCGAACAGAAATATTATCATAAATGAAACCACTATTAATTGCGGTGATACCGTTAATTATTTTACCTCTGCGGTTTATCCTTCCGCTCTTTTTTGGGTGGATAGTAATGCATATGTTAATCTTACTTATCCAACCTTACCTCCCACTTATGGCGTGGTAACTTTAGATGGATTAAATAAATTCGGCGGACCTTACAACGAAGCTTCCACTTTCGATATGGCGGATTTTCTTACTTCAAAACCCATTTATTTGGGAGGAACTCCGATTGACTCCGTGTATTTAAGTTTTTATTTTCAACCCGGTGGTTTTGGTGATTTTCCAAATGAAAATGATTCACTGATATTGGAATTTAAAAACAGCCTCGGCGAATGGAGACATATTTGGCATACTGTAAACACATCTGGAGATGATCCGCAATCATTTAAATTGCAAATGGTGGCTGTGGAGGATGAATATTTTTACGACGGGTTTCAATTTCGCTTCCGCAACTGGGCTGGTGTGAATGGAAATAATGATCACTGGAATATTGATTATGTTTTTTTGGATGAGGACAGAACATTTAATGATACACTATTTCGCGACGTAGCGATAGTATATCAACCGGAAAAATATTTAAAACGTTATCGCCAAATGCCATGGAATCAATTTAAAGATCATCAGGCATCGGAACTTGCAATTGAGCATGGGGTATTCATGTATAATAATTTTAATACTATTGTAAATACTTCGTATCAATATCAAGTAAATGAAAAATATACAGGGGAAGAAATTATTGCTCCTACTACTCCAATTTCTGTAAACCTGGATCCATTTACCGTTGCATTGGATGCATTTCCTACATTTGTTATTCCTACAACCACTCCTAATTATGAGGAGGATAGTATGACGGTTAATTTTAAATATATTTTAAATCCTGCAAGTGATATCAATAGAAGAAATGATACCATGTTATATGAGCAGGCATTTTATAATTATTATGCCTACGATGATGGCACTGCGGAAAAAGCATATGCAATTATCGGAACAGGTGCCAAACTCGCTATTAAATTCTTCGCAAACGAACCGGATACTTTAAAAGAAATTTATATTCATTGGGCTTATGTGGATGGAAATGCAGGCAATTTATTCTTTTCATTAATGGTTTGGGATGATATTGATACAACCCTTGCTTCAGCAGATGAAAATATCATTTTTCAAAACGATTTTCTTACTCCAAAATATGTTGACAGTGTAAATGGATTTTACGTTTATAAGCTTGTGGATTTTTTAGGAAATGCAACCCCTGTTGTAGTTGATGGTGCATTTTATGTCGGATGGCTGCAAAGTCAGGATGATTTTTTAAATGTTGGTTTTGATGCTAATAACGATGCACACGACAATGTATATTTTAATGTGGGTGGAAGTTGGCAAAAATCCAGTTTACCGGGTGCAGTTATGATTCGCCCTCAGGTGGGTGGAAATTATTCTTTATATAGTCCGATAATTAATAATGATCCGAAATCAACTGCTGTAAATGTTTATCCAAATCCTGCTTCTTCGGTTTTGAATATTGATATTGATAATAATAATGTTTTAGACTATTCCATATTCGATCAAGCTGGAAGAATGGTTACAAGAAGTTCTAATAATAATAAACAAATAGACATTCAAAATTTACCTTCCGGATTTTACATACTGGAAATGAACGATTTTAAATCGGGAGCAGTTTATTATTCTAAATTCATGAAGAATTAA
- a CDS encoding acyl-CoA reductase, which produces MNLSKRITVLSEVGNLLHPENESLAEIFAKTEMFNPWFTRLHCELMVRNFREQFFNEEKLTQWTNNYQIGDDNNKTIGLVLAGNVPFVGMHDILSVVMSGNKAQVKLSSKDTFFFPWLHKQLINIEPEFENKINFVERLENFDAVIATGSNNSARYFNYYFGKYPNIIRRNRTSVAIITGNESDEEILELGKDVFYYYGLGCRNVSKIFIPELYDLEKLFRIWDDFRYIADNTKYNNNYDYNRALLLLNQTPHLTNDFFMIRETEDLFSPISVLFCERYTNDEDLALKINAIGADLQCVASNKEGNTPFGKTQFPELWDYADNVDTMRFLTA; this is translated from the coding sequence ATGAATCTATCAAAAAGAATAACTGTATTATCCGAAGTTGGAAATTTACTTCACCCCGAAAATGAATCGCTTGCCGAAATTTTTGCAAAAACCGAAATGTTTAATCCCTGGTTCACACGTTTGCACTGCGAATTAATGGTGAGAAATTTCAGGGAACAATTTTTTAATGAAGAAAAATTAACGCAGTGGACAAATAATTATCAGATAGGCGACGACAATAATAAAACCATAGGACTCGTATTGGCCGGAAATGTCCCTTTTGTGGGAATGCATGATATTTTGAGTGTGGTTATGAGCGGAAATAAAGCTCAGGTTAAACTCAGTTCAAAAGATACTTTCTTTTTTCCCTGGTTACACAAACAATTAATTAATATAGAACCTGAATTTGAAAATAAAATAAATTTTGTTGAACGCCTCGAAAATTTTGACGCGGTAATTGCTACCGGAAGCAATAATTCAGCGCGTTATTTTAATTATTATTTCGGTAAATATCCCAATATCATTCGCCGAAACAGAACCTCCGTTGCAATAATTACCGGCAACGAAAGCGACGAAGAAATTCTAGAACTCGGCAAAGATGTTTTTTATTATTACGGTCTCGGTTGCCGAAACGTGAGCAAAATATTTATTCCCGAATTATACGACCTCGAAAAATTATTTCGCATTTGGGATGATTTCCGTTACATCGCCGATAATACAAAATACAATAATAACTACGACTACAACCGCGCCCTCTTATTATTAAATCAAACCCCACACCTCACCAACGATTTTTTTATGATCCGCGAAACGGAAGATCTGTTTTCACCCATCTCCGTTTTATTCTGCGAGCGCTACACCAACGACGAAGACCTCGCATTAAAAATAAATGCGATTGGTGCTGATCTTCAATGTGTAGCCTCAAATAAAGAAGGAAATACTCCATTTGGAAAAACACAGTTTCCGGAGTTGTGGGATTATGCGGATAATGTTGATACGATGAGGTTTCTCACTGCGTGA
- a CDS encoding DUF393 domain-containing protein, which yields MTEDNYPIVFFDGVCNLCNSSVQVIIRNDKNKIFRFASLQSDFTKQFLAKHQFDINSDSIILFYNSRFYEKSSAALIIAKNLRFPFPLLLIFWIIPIPIRNWMYSFIAKNRYRWFGKKESCMIPEPGLKSRFLD from the coding sequence ATGACGGAGGATAATTATCCTATTGTCTTTTTTGATGGTGTTTGCAATTTATGTAACAGCAGTGTCCAGGTAATTATTCGGAACGATAAAAATAAAATATTTCGTTTTGCTTCTTTGCAATCGGATTTTACAAAACAATTTTTAGCTAAACATCAATTTGATATCAATTCTGATTCCATAATTCTTTTTTATAATTCCCGTTTTTACGAAAAATCTTCCGCAGCATTAATTATTGCAAAAAATTTGCGATTTCCTTTTCCTTTATTATTAATTTTTTGGATAATACCAATTCCTATCCGAAACTGGATGTATTCTTTTATTGCTAAAAATCGTTATCGTTGGTTTGGGAAAAAGGAATCTTGTATGATACCGGAGCCGGGATTGAAGTCGAGGTTTTTAGATTGA
- a CDS encoding DUF2721 domain-containing protein, translating to MDITINTPALLFPAISLIMLAYTNRFMALSSVVRKLHDEYQTSKENKNLQQQIKNLQHRIKLVRRMQFFGVMSFLMAILCMYLIFIDEINAANIVFAISILLFSISLVISLIEILRSTNALELELEDMEEHKGEGLTGFIKKNF from the coding sequence ATGGATATTACAATTAATACCCCTGCCCTATTATTTCCAGCCATCAGTCTGATAATGTTGGCATATACCAATCGTTTTATGGCATTGAGTTCAGTAGTCCGTAAATTGCACGACGAATATCAAACTTCTAAAGAAAACAAAAACCTTCAACAACAAATTAAAAACCTGCAACATCGAATTAAACTCGTGCGCCGCATGCAGTTTTTCGGGGTGATGAGTTTTTTGATGGCGATATTATGTATGTATCTGATTTTTATTGATGAAATAAATGCTGCCAATATTGTTTTTGCAATTTCTATATTATTATTTTCTATCAGCCTTGTAATTTCATTAATAGAAATTTTACGAAGCACAAATGCACTGGAATTGGAGTTGGAAGATATGGAGGAGCATAAGGGTGAAGGGTTGACGGGGTTTATTAAGAAGAATTTTTAG